From the genome of Mycetocola spongiae, one region includes:
- the pyrF gene encoding orotidine-5'-phosphate decarboxylase — translation MIESFGSRLERVFARSGRLCVGIDPHSFLLSAWGLADTAEGAREFGLRVVEATAGRAGIIKPQVAFYERFGSAGYRALEEVLAAARAADLLVIADAKRGDVGTSVEAYGQSWLAEGSPLEADALTLAAFQGVGSIAAPLALARERGKGIFVLAATSNPEGRDIQRARTADGRTVSRRILDDVAQWNAGAVDPATIGDVGLVIGATLDLSEFDLDLETPPDRVLPILAPGFGAQGARLEDTTKIYGPLSSGVIISASRSVLSAGPENIAEAVKTMSTQITDEYHRA, via the coding sequence GTGATCGAATCCTTCGGGAGCCGCCTGGAGCGCGTATTTGCGCGCTCCGGGCGGCTGTGCGTGGGCATCGACCCGCATAGTTTTTTGCTCTCCGCGTGGGGCCTGGCCGATACGGCCGAGGGCGCACGCGAGTTTGGCCTGCGCGTGGTTGAGGCCACCGCGGGCCGGGCAGGAATCATCAAGCCCCAGGTGGCGTTTTATGAGCGCTTTGGGTCCGCCGGCTATCGTGCACTCGAGGAGGTCCTCGCCGCCGCGCGCGCCGCGGATCTGCTTGTGATCGCCGATGCCAAGCGCGGCGATGTGGGCACAAGCGTGGAGGCCTATGGCCAGTCCTGGCTCGCCGAGGGCTCGCCGCTTGAGGCCGATGCGCTGACCCTCGCTGCCTTCCAGGGTGTGGGCTCCATTGCCGCGCCCCTCGCGCTGGCGCGCGAGCGCGGCAAGGGCATTTTTGTCCTGGCCGCCACCTCCAATCCCGAGGGCCGCGATATTCAGCGCGCCCGCACCGCTGACGGCCGTACGGTTTCGCGCCGCATCCTCGATGATGTGGCGCAGTGGAACGCGGGCGCAGTGGACCCCGCGACCATCGGTGACGTGGGGCTCGTAATTGGCGCTACACTGGATCTCAGCGAATTTGACCTTGATCTGGAAACCCCGCCGGATCGGGTGTTACCCATTCTCGCGCCGGGCTTTGGAGCCCAGGGCGCGCGCCTGGAGGACACCACCAAAATCTATGGTCCGCTCTCTTCCGGGGTGATTATCTCGGCATCGCGGAGTGTTTTATCCGCGGGGCCCGAGAATATCGCGGAAGCAGTCAAGACGATGTCCACCCAAATCACGGACGAATATCACCGTGCCTAA
- the carA gene encoding glutamine-hydrolyzing carbamoyl-phosphate synthase small subunit gives MTSTAFGAAAPAVLVLEDGTRFDGSAYGLTGQTLGEVVFTTGMSGYQETLTDPSYAGQIVVMTAPHIGITGVNEQDKESEKIWVSGYVVRDPARRVSNFRSEGTLDDNLVQDGVVGISGIDTRALTRHIRSAGSMRGGIFSGEAHNLSAGEQLELVTSAAGMAGRSLSAQVSTTTTYTLPAVGERIGSVAVLDLGVKRSTLGYLAEQGLDVVVVPQDITPEDLLALKPDALFFSNGPGDPAAAESQIEVLRAGLRAGLPYFGICFGNQLLGRALGFNTYKLPFGHRGINQPVLDKSTGKVEITSQNHGFAVDLPIEGSFTSPQGFGEVEVSHYSLNDNVVEGLNCLNIPAFSVQYHPEAAAGPHDAHYLFARFREVVLATKGETK, from the coding sequence ATGACCAGTACCGCATTCGGCGCCGCCGCACCGGCCGTCCTCGTTTTGGAGGATGGCACCCGCTTCGACGGTTCCGCCTACGGCCTGACCGGCCAGACCCTGGGTGAGGTTGTTTTCACCACGGGCATGTCCGGCTATCAGGAAACCCTCACCGACCCCTCCTATGCCGGACAGATCGTCGTGATGACCGCGCCGCATATTGGCATCACGGGCGTCAACGAGCAGGATAAGGAATCCGAGAAGATCTGGGTATCCGGTTATGTGGTGCGCGACCCCGCGCGCCGCGTCTCCAATTTCCGCTCCGAGGGCACCCTCGACGATAACCTCGTGCAGGACGGCGTGGTGGGCATCTCCGGGATCGATACGCGCGCCCTGACCCGCCACATCCGTTCGGCCGGCTCGATGCGCGGCGGAATCTTCTCCGGCGAGGCGCATAACCTCAGCGCGGGGGAGCAGCTGGAGCTCGTGACCTCCGCGGCCGGCATGGCCGGACGCAGCCTGTCCGCCCAGGTCTCCACCACCACCACCTATACGCTGCCCGCGGTGGGCGAGCGCATCGGTTCCGTCGCGGTCCTGGACCTCGGCGTGAAGCGTTCCACCCTCGGCTATCTCGCCGAGCAGGGCCTCGACGTGGTCGTGGTGCCCCAGGACATCACCCCCGAGGATCTGCTGGCTCTGAAGCCCGATGCCCTGTTCTTCTCCAACGGCCCCGGCGACCCCGCCGCCGCCGAGAGCCAGATCGAGGTGCTGCGGGCGGGTCTGCGTGCCGGCCTGCCGTATTTTGGGATCTGCTTTGGCAACCAGCTGCTCGGCCGCGCGCTGGGCTTTAACACCTATAAGCTGCCGTTTGGCCACCGCGGGATCAACCAGCCCGTGCTGGATAAGTCCACCGGAAAGGTCGAGATCACCTCGCAGAACCACGGTTTTGCCGTGGACCTGCCCATCGAGGGCTCGTTCACCTCACCCCAGGGCTTCGGCGAGGTTGAGGTGAGCCACTATAGCCTCAACGATAACGTCGTGGAGGGCCTGAACTGCCTGAACATCCCCGCGTTCAGCGTGCAGTATCACCCCGAGGCCGCCGCCGGCCCGCACGACGCCCACTATCTTTTTGCACGTTTCCGCGAGGTCGTTCTCGCCACCAAGGGAGAAACCAAGTAA
- the rpoZ gene encoding DNA-directed RNA polymerase subunit omega translates to MVEKPKGIIDPSIDDLLTKVESKYALVIFASKRARQINDYYSDLHEGSLFDNVGPLVDSSVEDKPLSIAMHEINEDKLTIKPIAE, encoded by the coding sequence ATGGTTGAAAAGCCCAAGGGAATCATCGATCCTTCCATCGATGACCTTCTCACCAAGGTCGAGTCCAAGTACGCCCTGGTCATCTTCGCGTCCAAGCGCGCCCGCCAGATCAACGACTATTACTCCGACCTGCACGAGGGCTCGCTGTTTGACAACGTGGGCCCCCTGGTGGACTCGAGCGTCGAGGATAAGCCCCTCTCGATCGCCATGCACGAGATCAACGAGGATAAGCTGACGATCAAGCCGATCGCCGAATAA
- the gmk gene encoding guanylate kinase, with translation MSPKRPLPEVDRVAASRAAVAARRARAAVKADIAAGKRRPLEVLAAATAEPEGIEGRLRITDFLLSIPAIGRTKLGRILEELQISPAKRLGGLGRHQRVRLEEFLHNREAATRPGGSRLIVVAGPTAVGKGTVVSYIQEHYPQIQLSVSATTREPRPGETHGVDYYFVDDAEFDSLIENRQLLEYATVHKVHRYGTPRGPIDEALARGTSVILEIDIQGARQVKEIMPEATLVFLLPPSWDELVRRLVGRGTESPEEQQRRLDTAQTEMAAQDEFDFRIINADVAEAAAEVVDLIQVRGSGSRSVAPAESN, from the coding sequence ATGAGCCCCAAGCGCCCCCTACCCGAGGTGGATCGCGTAGCCGCATCCCGTGCCGCCGTGGCAGCCCGCCGCGCGCGCGCCGCGGTGAAGGCCGATATTGCCGCCGGAAAGCGTCGCCCGCTGGAGGTCCTCGCGGCCGCCACGGCCGAGCCCGAGGGCATCGAGGGTCGCCTGCGGATCACCGATTTCCTGCTGTCGATCCCCGCGATTGGGCGCACCAAGCTGGGCCGGATCCTGGAGGAGCTGCAGATTTCCCCGGCCAAGCGCCTGGGTGGTCTTGGCCGCCACCAGCGCGTGCGCCTCGAGGAGTTCCTGCACAACCGCGAGGCGGCTACCCGTCCCGGCGGCAGCCGCCTGATCGTGGTGGCCGGCCCCACCGCGGTGGGTAAGGGCACCGTGGTGAGCTATATCCAGGAGCACTATCCGCAGATCCAGCTCTCCGTCTCGGCCACCACGCGCGAGCCCCGCCCGGGCGAGACCCACGGTGTTGACTATTATTTTGTGGACGATGCCGAGTTTGACTCGCTGATCGAAAACCGGCAGCTGCTGGAATATGCCACCGTGCATAAGGTGCACCGCTATGGCACGCCGCGCGGACCCATCGACGAGGCCCTGGCCCGCGGCACCAGCGTGATCCTGGAGATCGATATCCAGGGCGCACGCCAGGTCAAGGAGATCATGCCCGAGGCCACCCTGGTCTTCCTGCTCCCGCCGAGCTGGGACGAATTGGTGCGCCGCCTCGTGGGCCGCGGCACCGAATCGCCCGAGGAACAGCAGCGCCGCCTGGACACCGCCCAGACCGAAATGGCGGCCCAGGATGAATTTGATTTCCGGATTATCAACGCAGATGTCGCCGAAGCGGCGGCCGAGGTCGTAGACTTGATTCAGGTCCGCGGTTCCGGGTCGCGTTCGGTCGCGCCCGCAGAATCGAACTAA
- the carB gene encoding carbamoyl-phosphate synthase large subunit — translation MPKRDDIKSVLVIGSGPIVIGQACEFDYSGTQACRVLREEGIRVILVNSNPATIMTDPDFADATYVEPITAEVIETIIAKERPDAILPTLGGQTALNAAIELDELGILKKYDVELIGAKIEAIQKGEDRQLFKQLVLDAGADVARSHIAHTVEEAIEFAKDLGYPLVVRPSFTMGGLGSGFAYTEEELIRITADGLQSSPTTEVLLEESILGWKEYELELMRDGSDNTVVVCSIENVDPVGVHTGDSITVAPALTLTDREYQRMRDIGIDIIRAVGVDTGGCNVQFAIDPSNGRVIVIEMNPRVSRSSALASKATGFPIAKIAAKLAIGYRLDEIPNDITKVTPASFEPTLDYVVVKVPRFAFEKFPAADATLTTTMKSVGEAMAIGRNYSTALQKALRSLEKRGSSFHWGEEKRGVEELLAIASVPTDGRIVTLQQALRAGATVEQAFEATGMDPWFLDQIVLINDVADYVAAAESLSTEVLKTAKDHGFSDAQIGQLRNLGEAEVREIRYLLGVRPVFKTVDTCAGEFPALTPYHYSSYDLETEVAPSDRKKVVILGSGPNRIGQGVEFDYSCVHSSFALHDAGYETIMINCNPETVSTDYDTSDRLYFEPLTLEDVLEVIHAESGAGELVGVVVQLGGQTALGLAQGLKDAGVPILGTTPENIDLAEQRGEFARILEEGGLLAPKNGIAHNVSEAVEVAESIGYPVLVRPSFVLGGRGMEIVYDTAALRDYFVRQEGQALIGPDHPLLVDRFLDDAIEIDVDALYDGEQLYIGGVMEHLEEAGIHSGDSCCTLPPVTLGRAQIDRVRTATEAIARGVGVRGLLNVQFAISAGILYVLEANPRASRTVPFVSKALGIPLAKAASLIMVGSSITDLIAEGMLPAVDGSRVPLDSPVAVKEAVLPFKRFRTKEGKVVDSLLGPEMRSTGEVMGIDKDFPRAFAKGLAAAGSQMPLSGTVFVSVTDEDKRAIVLPALLLQDLGYELLATEGTAEILQRNGIRAKIVRKHSEGTAGGEPTIIDLINDRKVDVVINTPSGSSARADGYEIRAATVAADKPLFTTIAELSAAVASLGAVREGFDVRSLQEYALDRAEKLAASETTSA, via the coding sequence ATGCCTAAGCGCGACGATATTAAGTCAGTCCTCGTAATCGGCTCCGGCCCGATTGTTATCGGTCAGGCCTGTGAGTTTGACTATTCCGGCACCCAGGCGTGCCGCGTGCTGCGCGAGGAGGGGATCCGCGTGATCCTCGTGAACTCCAACCCGGCCACCATCATGACCGACCCCGATTTTGCCGATGCCACCTATGTGGAGCCGATCACGGCCGAGGTCATCGAGACCATCATCGCCAAGGAGCGTCCCGACGCGATCCTGCCCACCCTCGGTGGCCAGACCGCGCTGAACGCAGCAATCGAGCTGGACGAGCTGGGCATCCTCAAGAAATACGATGTTGAGCTGATCGGCGCGAAGATCGAGGCGATCCAGAAGGGCGAGGACCGCCAGCTCTTTAAGCAGCTGGTGCTTGATGCCGGTGCCGATGTGGCCCGCTCGCATATCGCCCACACCGTGGAGGAGGCCATCGAGTTCGCGAAGGACCTCGGCTATCCGCTGGTTGTGCGCCCGTCCTTCACGATGGGTGGCCTCGGCTCGGGCTTCGCCTATACCGAGGAGGAGCTCATCCGGATCACGGCCGATGGCCTGCAGTCCAGCCCCACCACCGAGGTGCTCCTGGAGGAGTCCATCCTCGGCTGGAAGGAATATGAGCTCGAGCTCATGCGCGACGGCTCGGATAACACCGTAGTGGTGTGTTCGATCGAGAACGTGGACCCCGTGGGTGTGCACACCGGAGATTCGATCACCGTGGCCCCCGCGCTCACGCTGACCGACCGCGAATACCAGCGCATGCGCGATATCGGAATCGACATCATCCGCGCCGTGGGCGTGGACACCGGCGGCTGCAACGTGCAGTTCGCAATCGACCCGAGCAACGGCCGCGTCATCGTAATCGAGATGAACCCGCGCGTCTCGCGCTCCTCGGCGCTGGCCTCCAAGGCCACGGGCTTCCCGATCGCAAAGATCGCCGCGAAGCTCGCGATCGGCTACCGCCTCGACGAGATCCCCAATGACATCACCAAGGTGACCCCCGCCAGCTTCGAGCCGACCCTCGACTATGTGGTGGTCAAGGTTCCCCGCTTCGCGTTTGAGAAGTTCCCCGCCGCGGATGCCACCCTCACCACCACCATGAAGAGCGTGGGCGAGGCCATGGCCATCGGCCGCAACTACAGCACCGCCCTGCAGAAGGCGCTGCGCTCGCTCGAAAAGCGCGGCTCCAGCTTCCACTGGGGCGAGGAGAAGCGCGGCGTCGAGGAGCTGCTGGCGATCGCAAGCGTGCCCACCGACGGCCGCATCGTCACCCTGCAGCAGGCGCTGCGCGCCGGCGCCACCGTGGAGCAGGCCTTTGAGGCCACCGGCATGGACCCCTGGTTCCTGGACCAGATTGTGCTGATCAACGATGTGGCCGATTATGTGGCCGCGGCCGAGTCGCTCAGCACCGAGGTGTTGAAGACCGCCAAGGACCACGGATTCTCCGATGCCCAGATCGGTCAGCTGCGTAACCTCGGCGAGGCCGAGGTCCGCGAGATCCGCTATCTGCTCGGTGTGCGCCCGGTCTTTAAGACCGTGGACACCTGCGCGGGCGAGTTCCCCGCCCTCACCCCGTATCACTACTCCAGCTATGACTTGGAGACCGAGGTGGCCCCCTCCGACCGCAAGAAGGTTGTGATCCTCGGATCCGGCCCGAACCGCATCGGCCAGGGTGTGGAATTTGACTATTCCTGCGTGCACTCCTCGTTTGCCCTGCACGACGCCGGCTACGAGACCATCATGATCAACTGCAACCCCGAGACGGTCTCGACCGATTACGATACCTCGGACCGCCTGTACTTCGAGCCGCTCACGCTTGAGGACGTCCTCGAGGTTATCCACGCCGAGTCCGGCGCGGGCGAACTGGTGGGCGTTGTGGTGCAGCTGGGTGGCCAGACCGCCCTGGGCCTGGCCCAGGGACTGAAGGACGCCGGCGTGCCGATTCTGGGCACCACCCCGGAAAATATCGACCTGGCCGAGCAGCGCGGCGAATTCGCGCGCATCCTCGAGGAGGGCGGCCTGCTCGCCCCCAAGAACGGCATCGCCCATAACGTGAGCGAGGCCGTGGAGGTGGCCGAGTCCATCGGTTATCCGGTGCTGGTACGCCCCAGCTTTGTGCTCGGCGGCCGCGGCATGGAGATCGTTTATGATACCGCCGCACTGCGCGATTATTTTGTGCGCCAGGAGGGTCAGGCCCTGATCGGACCCGACCACCCCCTGCTCGTGGACCGCTTCCTCGACGACGCGATCGAGATCGACGTGGACGCGCTCTATGACGGTGAACAGCTCTATATCGGTGGCGTCATGGAGCACCTCGAGGAGGCCGGTATCCACTCCGGTGACTCGTGCTGCACCCTGCCCCCCGTGACCCTGGGCCGCGCCCAGATCGACCGCGTCCGCACCGCGACCGAGGCCATCGCCAGGGGCGTGGGGGTGCGCGGCCTGCTCAACGTGCAGTTCGCCATCAGCGCCGGCATCCTCTACGTGCTGGAGGCCAACCCGCGCGCCTCGCGCACCGTGCCGTTTGTCTCCAAGGCCCTCGGTATTCCGCTGGCCAAGGCCGCCTCGCTGATCATGGTCGGCAGCAGCATCACCGACCTGATCGCCGAGGGAATGCTCCCCGCCGTGGACGGTTCGCGCGTGCCGCTGGACTCGCCCGTGGCCGTCAAGGAGGCAGTACTGCCCTTCAAGCGCTTCCGCACCAAGGAGGGCAAGGTCGTGGACTCGCTGCTCGGCCCGGAGATGCGCTCCACCGGTGAGGTCATGGGAATCGATAAGGACTTCCCGCGCGCCTTCGCCAAGGGCCTCGCGGCCGCCGGCAGCCAGATGCCGCTCTCGGGCACCGTATTTGTCTCGGTGACCGATGAGGATAAGCGCGCGATTGTCCTGCCCGCGCTGCTGCTCCAGGACCTCGGCTATGAGCTGCTGGCCACCGAGGGCACCGCGGAGATCCTGCAGCGCAACGGTATCCGCGCCAAGATCGTGCGCAAGCACAGCGAGGGAACCGCGGGCGGCGAGCCCACGATCATCGACCTGATCAACGACCGCAAGGTGGACGTGGTCATTAATACCCCGTCCGGATCGAGCGCCCGCGCCGATGGTTATGAGATTCGCGCCGCCACGGTGGCCGCGGATAAGCCGCTGTTCACGACGATCGCCGAGCTCTCCGCCGCCGTCGCGAGCCTCGGTGCCGTGCGCGAGGGCTTCGACGTGCGCTCGCTCCAGGAGTATGCGCTGGATCGTGCCGAGAAGCTCGCCGCTAGCGAGACGACCTCCGCGTGA